The Siniperca chuatsi isolate FFG_IHB_CAS linkage group LG7, ASM2008510v1, whole genome shotgun sequence genome includes a window with the following:
- the LOC122878596 gene encoding tripartite motif-containing protein 3-like isoform X2 — protein sequence MSVTMAKRETGSTSPVVRQIDKQFLVCSICLDHYHNPKVLPCLHTFCEKCLQNYIPPQSLTLSCPVCRQTSILPEKGVAALQNNFFITNLMEVLQRDPECSRPEACNVLESASAATACQPLSCPNHEGKVMEFYCESCETAMCLECTEGEHREHVTVPLRDVLEQHKSALKNQLDAVRNRLPQLTAAIELVNEISKQLMERKNEAVTEISNTFDELEKALHQRKTALITEVENICSTKQKVLQAQLTSLLQGKENIQSSCNFTEQALSHGSATEVLLVQKQMGERVSALARHSFPEHPHENGHLECQVETDGLRRSIQNLGVLITTGAVGHTSVATGEGLRHALVGQHNTVTVTTKDKDGELVKTGNAALRAEIVSADRVCTEADVVDNKNGTYEVGYTIRSEGEFTFSLLLYEQPVRGSPFRLRAVKPSDVLQSPDDVKRRVKSPSGGGGHVRQKAVRRPSSMYSTTKKKENPIEDELIYRLGTRGRDKGEFTNLQGISTSSNGRIVVADSNNQCIQVFSNDGQFKMRFGVRGRSPGQLQRPTGVTVDMNGDIIVADYDNRWISIFSSDGKFKNKIGAGRLMGPKGVAVDKNGHIITVDNKACCVFIFQSNGKLVTKFGARGTSDRHFAGPHFVAVNNKNEIVVTDFHNHSVKVYNADGEFLFKFGSHGEGNGQFNAPTGVAVDANGNIIVADWGNSRIQVFDSSGSFLSYINTSADPLYGPQGLALTSDGHVAVADSGNHCFKVYRYLQ from the exons ATGTCTACAGAACTACATCCCTCCACAGTCTTTGACGCTGTCCTGCCCAGTATGCAGGCAGACTTCTATCTTGCCAGAGAAGGGTGTGGCAGCCCTGCAGAACAACTTCTTCATCACAAACCTAATGGAGGTGTTACAGCGAGACCCAGAATGCAGCCGACCTGAGGCCTGTAATGTTCTTGAGTCAGCCAGTGCGGCTACAGCTTGTCAGCCCCTCTCTTGCCCCAACCATGAGGGCAAG GTGATGGAGTTTTACTGCGAGTCGTGTGAAACAGCCATGTGTCTGGAGTGCACAGAAGGAGAACACAGGGAACATGTGACAGTTCCTCTGAGGGATGTGCTGGAACAGCATAAGTCAGCACTTAAAAATCAGCTGGATGCTGTGCGCAACAG ACTACCTCAACTGACAGCTGCCATTGAGCTTGTGAATGAGATCTCCAAGCAGCTTATGGAGCGGAAAAATGAGGCAGTGACTGAAATCAGTAACACTTTTGATGAGCTGGAAAAGGCCTTACACCAACGCAAGACTGCTCTTATTACTGAGGTGGAAAACATCTGCAGCACCAAGCAGAAG GTGCTTCAAGCCCAGCTGACATCTTTGCTTCAGGGCAAAGAGAACATTCAAAGCAGCTGCAACTTCACAGAGCAGGCCCTGAGCCATGGCAGCGCCACTGAGGTCCTGTTGGTCCAGAAACAAATGGGTGAGCGGGTCAGTGCCCTGGCACGACACAGCTTTCCTGAGCATCCCCACGAAAATGGACATCTGGAATGCCAGGTGGAGACGGATGGACTGAGGCGCTCCATCCAGAACCTGGGAGTCCTGATCACAACTGGGGCTGTAGGCCATACTAGTGTTGCCACTGGTGAAGGCCTGCGACATGCACTGGTCGGCCAGCACAATACTGTCACAGTCACTACTAAAGACAAGGATGGAGAACTAGTGAAGACTGGTAATGCTGCTCTGAGGGCAGAGATTGTCTCAGCGGATAGAGTGTGCACTGAAGCTGATGTGGTGGACAACAAGAATGGCACCTATGAGGTTGGATATACAATCCGCTCAGAGGGAGAATTCACCTTCTCTTTGCTGCTATATGAACAGCCTGTGAGGGGGAGTCCGTTCCGTTTGCGCGCTGTCAAGCCGTCAGATGTCCTGCAGTCACCGGACGACGTGAAGAGAAGAGTGAAGTccccaagtggaggaggaggtcatGTTCGACAGAAGGCTGTGCGCAGGCCCTCCAGCATGTACAGCACCaccaagaaaaaggaaaacccAATAGAAGATGAGTTGATCTACAGATTGG GAACAAGAGGGCGAGATAAAGGAGAATTCACTAACCTACAAGGCATCTCAACCTCCAGTAATGGACGGATTGTGGTGGCAGACAGCAACAACCAGTGTATACAG GTATTCTCAAATGATGGGCAGTTTAAGATGAGGTTTGGGGTCAGAGGTCGTTCGCCAGGGCAGCTACAGCGTCCCACAGGTGTCACAGTGGACATGAATGGTGACATAATTGTAGCTGACTACGACAACAGATGGATTAGCATCTTCTCTTCAGATGGCAAGTTTAAG AACAAAATTGGTGCTGGAAGATTGATGGGACCCAAAGGTGTGGCTGTGGATAAGAATGGACATATCATCACGGTTGATAATAAGgcctgctgtgttttcatcttCCAATCAAATGGGAAGCTGGTGACAAAGTTCGGAGCCAGAGGAACATCAGACAGACACTTTGCAG GTCCTCACTTTGTGGCcgtaaataacaaaaatgaaattgtgGTAACAGACTTTCATAACCATTCAGTCAAG GTGTACAATGCAGATGGGGAGTTCCTGTTTAAATTTGGCTCCCATGGAGAGGGGAATGGCCAATTCAACGCTCCAACAGGTGTGGCCGTGGATGCCAATGGAAATATCATTGTTGCTGATTGGGGCAATAGTCGGATCCAG GTGTTTGACAGCTCAGGGTCCTTCCTGTCCTACATCAACACATCAGCGGACCCCCTTTACGGCCCCCAGGGCCTGGCCCTCACATCTGATGGTCATGTGGCAGTGGCAGACTCTGGGAACCACTGCTTCAAGGTCTATCGCTACCTGCAGTAG
- the LOC122878596 gene encoding tripartite motif-containing protein 3-like isoform X1: MSVTMAKRETGSTSPVVRQIDKQFLVCSICLDHYHNPKVLPCLHTFCEKCLQNYIPPQSLTLSCPVCRQTSILPEKGVAALQNNFFITNLMEVLQRDPECSRPEACNVLESASAATACQPLSCPNHEGKVMEFYCESCETAMCLECTEGEHREHVTVPLRDVLEQHKSALKNQLDAVRNRLPQLTAAIELVNEISKQLMERKNEAVTEISNTFDELEKALHQRKTALITEVENICSTKQKVLQAQLTSLLQGKENIQSSCNFTEQALSHGSATEVLLVQKQMGERVSALARHSFPEHPHENGHLECQVETDGLRRSIQNLGVLITTGAVGHTSVATGEGLRHALVGQHNTVTVTTKDKDGELVKTGNAALRAEIVSADRVCTEADVVDNKNGTYEVGYTIRSEGEFTFSLLLYEQPVRGSPFRLRAVKPSDVLQSPDDVKRRVKSPSGGGGHVRQKAVRRPSSMYSTTKKKENPIEDELIYRLGTRGRDKGEFTNLQGISTSSNGRIVVADSNNQCIQVFSNDGQFKMRFGVRGRSPGQLQRPTGVTVDMNGDIIVADYDNRWISIFSSDGKFKNKIGAGRLMGPKGVAVDKNGHIITVDNKACCVFIFQSNGKLVTKFGARGTSDRHFAEKSGANIALEQKLSKSGPVFSPHFVAVNNKNEIVVTDFHNHSVKVYNADGEFLFKFGSHGEGNGQFNAPTGVAVDANGNIIVADWGNSRIQVFDSSGSFLSYINTSADPLYGPQGLALTSDGHVAVADSGNHCFKVYRYLQ, from the exons ATGTCTACAGAACTACATCCCTCCACAGTCTTTGACGCTGTCCTGCCCAGTATGCAGGCAGACTTCTATCTTGCCAGAGAAGGGTGTGGCAGCCCTGCAGAACAACTTCTTCATCACAAACCTAATGGAGGTGTTACAGCGAGACCCAGAATGCAGCCGACCTGAGGCCTGTAATGTTCTTGAGTCAGCCAGTGCGGCTACAGCTTGTCAGCCCCTCTCTTGCCCCAACCATGAGGGCAAG GTGATGGAGTTTTACTGCGAGTCGTGTGAAACAGCCATGTGTCTGGAGTGCACAGAAGGAGAACACAGGGAACATGTGACAGTTCCTCTGAGGGATGTGCTGGAACAGCATAAGTCAGCACTTAAAAATCAGCTGGATGCTGTGCGCAACAG ACTACCTCAACTGACAGCTGCCATTGAGCTTGTGAATGAGATCTCCAAGCAGCTTATGGAGCGGAAAAATGAGGCAGTGACTGAAATCAGTAACACTTTTGATGAGCTGGAAAAGGCCTTACACCAACGCAAGACTGCTCTTATTACTGAGGTGGAAAACATCTGCAGCACCAAGCAGAAG GTGCTTCAAGCCCAGCTGACATCTTTGCTTCAGGGCAAAGAGAACATTCAAAGCAGCTGCAACTTCACAGAGCAGGCCCTGAGCCATGGCAGCGCCACTGAGGTCCTGTTGGTCCAGAAACAAATGGGTGAGCGGGTCAGTGCCCTGGCACGACACAGCTTTCCTGAGCATCCCCACGAAAATGGACATCTGGAATGCCAGGTGGAGACGGATGGACTGAGGCGCTCCATCCAGAACCTGGGAGTCCTGATCACAACTGGGGCTGTAGGCCATACTAGTGTTGCCACTGGTGAAGGCCTGCGACATGCACTGGTCGGCCAGCACAATACTGTCACAGTCACTACTAAAGACAAGGATGGAGAACTAGTGAAGACTGGTAATGCTGCTCTGAGGGCAGAGATTGTCTCAGCGGATAGAGTGTGCACTGAAGCTGATGTGGTGGACAACAAGAATGGCACCTATGAGGTTGGATATACAATCCGCTCAGAGGGAGAATTCACCTTCTCTTTGCTGCTATATGAACAGCCTGTGAGGGGGAGTCCGTTCCGTTTGCGCGCTGTCAAGCCGTCAGATGTCCTGCAGTCACCGGACGACGTGAAGAGAAGAGTGAAGTccccaagtggaggaggaggtcatGTTCGACAGAAGGCTGTGCGCAGGCCCTCCAGCATGTACAGCACCaccaagaaaaaggaaaacccAATAGAAGATGAGTTGATCTACAGATTGG GAACAAGAGGGCGAGATAAAGGAGAATTCACTAACCTACAAGGCATCTCAACCTCCAGTAATGGACGGATTGTGGTGGCAGACAGCAACAACCAGTGTATACAG GTATTCTCAAATGATGGGCAGTTTAAGATGAGGTTTGGGGTCAGAGGTCGTTCGCCAGGGCAGCTACAGCGTCCCACAGGTGTCACAGTGGACATGAATGGTGACATAATTGTAGCTGACTACGACAACAGATGGATTAGCATCTTCTCTTCAGATGGCAAGTTTAAG AACAAAATTGGTGCTGGAAGATTGATGGGACCCAAAGGTGTGGCTGTGGATAAGAATGGACATATCATCACGGTTGATAATAAGgcctgctgtgttttcatcttCCAATCAAATGGGAAGCTGGTGACAAAGTTCGGAGCCAGAGGAACATCAGACAGACACTTTGCAG aaAAAAGTGGTGCAAACATTGCACTGGAACAAAAGCTTAGTAAATCTGGCCCTGTTTTCA GTCCTCACTTTGTGGCcgtaaataacaaaaatgaaattgtgGTAACAGACTTTCATAACCATTCAGTCAAG GTGTACAATGCAGATGGGGAGTTCCTGTTTAAATTTGGCTCCCATGGAGAGGGGAATGGCCAATTCAACGCTCCAACAGGTGTGGCCGTGGATGCCAATGGAAATATCATTGTTGCTGATTGGGGCAATAGTCGGATCCAG GTGTTTGACAGCTCAGGGTCCTTCCTGTCCTACATCAACACATCAGCGGACCCCCTTTACGGCCCCCAGGGCCTGGCCCTCACATCTGATGGTCATGTGGCAGTGGCAGACTCTGGGAACCACTGCTTCAAGGTCTATCGCTACCTGCAGTAG